A single region of the Candidatus Fermentibacter sp. genome encodes:
- a CDS encoding PTS sugar transporter subunit IIA — MNKSCYCVWDLQSTDRDSALTELLASVPNIGAHSREMLIKALHTREQAGATLVTPGIAMPHCRSILMDDLVIAIGRSSSGIPWPDEPAGVVVLFISPVKPSGPQEHMDLIAHLASHMKNNGPERITGASSPEKLAELLGLDLIQGG; from the coding sequence TTGAACAAATCATGCTACTGCGTATGGGACCTCCAGTCAACAGACCGTGACTCAGCGCTGACAGAACTCCTCGCCTCCGTTCCGAACATCGGCGCCCACTCCAGGGAGATGCTCATCAAGGCTCTCCACACCAGGGAGCAGGCGGGCGCCACCCTGGTGACCCCGGGGATCGCTATGCCCCACTGCAGGAGCATCCTCATGGACGACCTGGTGATAGCCATCGGCCGCTCCTCCTCGGGCATCCCCTGGCCCGACGAGCCGGCCGGAGTGGTCGTCCTGTTCATCTCGCCGGTCAAGCCCAGCGGCCCCCAGGAACACATGGACCTCATCGCCCATCTCGCATCCCACATGAAGAACAACGGTCCGGAGAGGATCACCGGCGCCTCATCGCCGGAGAAGCTGGCCGAGCTCCTGGGGCTCGACCTCATCCAGGGCGGGTAA
- the guaB gene encoding IMP dehydrogenase → MPTNGGADWPEKFTFDDVLLLPGYSEVIPSEVDLRTVLARDIALRIPIVSAAMDTVTESEMAIALAQEGGMGVIHKNLSIESQCGHVRRVKRSESGIVVDPVTISVDALLRDAVALASRNGISGFPVVDGDRLVGMLTNRDYQFEEDMDRPVRELMTPADRLITAPQGTDAGEALLLLRAHRLEKLPLVDSGMRIKGLVTAKDVHKAIAYPEACKDSRGRLRVGAAVGVGAEAAERAAALVEAGVDCLFVDTSHGHSSRVIAMVGSLRSTFPDMAIVAGNVVTPAAVDALADAGADCIKIGVGPGSICTTRVVAGVGCPQVSAVLECSRAASARGLRTIADGGIKYSGDIVKALAAGASSVMIGSLFAGTTESPGETIIYKGRKFKIYRGMGSLGAMREGSADRYFQEGRDQRKLVPEGIEGMVPFKGPLRDYVFQLNGGLRAGMGYVGAASLPELPARARFVRITSAGLRESHAHDVMITKEAPNYSTESDAF, encoded by the coding sequence ATGCCCACCAACGGCGGAGCCGACTGGCCCGAGAAGTTCACGTTCGACGACGTACTCCTGCTCCCCGGCTACTCCGAGGTCATCCCCTCCGAGGTCGACCTGCGAACCGTTCTCGCCCGAGACATCGCCCTCCGGATACCCATCGTGAGCGCCGCGATGGACACGGTCACCGAATCCGAGATGGCCATCGCCCTCGCCCAGGAGGGCGGCATGGGGGTCATCCACAAGAACCTGTCGATCGAATCCCAGTGCGGGCACGTGAGGCGGGTGAAGAGGTCCGAGAGCGGGATAGTGGTCGATCCGGTGACCATTTCGGTCGACGCCCTGCTCCGCGACGCGGTCGCCCTGGCCTCCAGGAACGGCATCTCGGGGTTCCCGGTGGTGGATGGCGACAGGCTGGTGGGCATGCTCACCAACCGCGACTACCAGTTCGAGGAGGACATGGACAGGCCCGTCCGTGAACTCATGACCCCGGCCGACCGGCTCATCACCGCCCCCCAGGGGACGGATGCCGGGGAGGCTCTCCTCCTCCTCAGGGCGCACAGGCTGGAGAAGCTGCCCCTCGTCGACTCCGGCATGAGGATCAAGGGCCTGGTCACCGCGAAGGATGTTCACAAGGCCATCGCCTATCCCGAGGCCTGCAAGGATTCCAGGGGCAGGCTCAGGGTCGGTGCGGCAGTGGGCGTCGGCGCCGAGGCCGCCGAGAGGGCCGCCGCCCTCGTCGAAGCAGGGGTGGACTGTCTGTTCGTCGATACCTCCCACGGTCACTCCTCCAGGGTCATCGCAATGGTCGGCTCGCTGCGCTCCACATTTCCCGACATGGCGATAGTGGCGGGGAACGTCGTGACGCCTGCGGCCGTCGACGCCCTCGCAGACGCCGGGGCCGACTGCATCAAGATCGGCGTGGGCCCGGGCTCGATCTGCACCACCAGGGTCGTCGCCGGCGTCGGATGCCCCCAGGTCAGCGCGGTCCTCGAATGCTCACGGGCCGCGTCCGCAAGGGGGCTGCGCACGATCGCCGACGGGGGCATCAAGTACTCGGGCGACATAGTGAAGGCGCTCGCGGCGGGAGCCAGTTCCGTGATGATAGGCAGCCTCTTCGCCGGCACCACCGAGAGCCCCGGGGAGACCATCATCTACAAGGGCCGCAAGTTCAAGATCTACAGAGGGATGGGCTCGCTGGGCGCCATGCGCGAGGGAAGCGCCGACAGATACTTCCAGGAGGGCCGTGACCAGAGGAAGCTCGTTCCCGAAGGCATAGAGGGCATGGTCCCCTTCAAGGGTCCGCTCAGGGACTACGTGTTCCAGCTCAACGGAGGGCTGAGGGCCGGCATGGGCTATGTCGGCGCTGCCAGCCTCCCCGAACTCCCGGCCAGGGCGAGGTTCGTCCGGATCACTTCGGCCGGGTTGCGCGAGAGCCATGCCCACGACGTGATGATCACCAAGGAGGCCCCCAACTACTCCACGGAGTCAGATGCTTTCTGA